AGGGAAACGTCGGCTGCGAGTGTCCCGATACGATGGGTCATCGGACGGTCTCTCGTGTCCGCTCGGGTCTGTCGCCGTCCTCGCCGCGGCGCACCGTCCGGTGCGCCCGGCCCGCTCACTTCTCGAGGAATTGATACCCCACCGTTTCGTTTACGTCAATCCCGTTCCGGTCCGTTGTGAAAACGTTCACCCTTCTTCGAGCACATCGGCTCCCGAGTGTGCGCGCGTCGGGCCAATCGATCAGCTCGGCGGCGTGGCGATCGAGGGGATCGGGACCCAAGGATTGTTCGATTTGGTGCCGAGCTTCAGTTGACGCGGTCGCTCGAACGCGAGCGGGCGACTGTGTGCGCACGGCTTCAAAGGGGCGTTTTCTGGGCCGGGTCGCTCGTGCTGTTGGTCGCTTGCGCCGCTCCGCGGGAAGCCGCGCCGGGCGGGTCGAGTGACGCGGCGACGGCGCCGGCCGCAGCGAAGCGTATCACCGCGGCGATCCGAAGCGATCCCGCGATCCTCGCGCAGGCGCGAACCCTCCGGTCCGTCGGCTCGCTCCGGGGCCTGGGCGCCATCGAGGAGCTGACGGACGCCGGGCTCACGATGGTCGATGGAGACCGCAACAGGGTGCCGCAGTTCGCTGAGGCGGTCCCCAGCATCGAGGGTCCGGATCCGCGGACGATCGTCGTGACGTGGTCGCACCCCTTCATCGAAGCGAACCGCATGTTCAGCGACCGGATCGCGGGGCTCCCCCTCCCGAAGCCCGCCAGAGCAAGACCCTGGTCGTCTGCTGTATCTGTCACGCGGCTATCCATCACGACTGAGCGAAATAACGACGTTGGAGAGCTGGATCACGCGAAAGTTTCATGTCCAGTTCGGAGGGGGCCGACGGAAGCGTACTCAGAGCTGCCTCTGGACAACTCGCCGGCGGCCTACCCTCCCACACGAACGTCCAGAGCGACATCCTTCCGAAGACGACGTCCGCCGTCGCGGACTACGGGCGCCAGCTGGGCGACGGTGTGGACCAGTTGATGATCCGCGCCCCGCCCGCTACACTGGCGCCGTGCTCGAAGCCGCGGCCGCGGCGAAGCCGATCTCCGGAGGGGCGGATGCTGGTTCGACGTCGAGCCCGGTTCGCGGGGCTCGTGCTGGCGCTTCTCTTCGCCGGCTGCGCGGGAGACACGGGCAGCGCCCGGACGTCAACGTCGCCGAATTCCACGAGCGTTGAGCCACCGTCCGCCGCGCCGAAGCGGATCATCGCGGGCGTCATGGGCGTCCACTCGACGGCCAACAGCAAGACGATCGGCCCCGGCCGGCCACCCGGCTTCGACGCGCTCGAAGCCCTCGTGAGCGCCGGTGTCGCGAACGCCGACGACCATGGAAACCTTCGTCCGCAGCTCGCCGAGGCGGTGCCAAGCGTCGATAACGGGCTGTGGACCGTCGAGCCCGACGGGCGGATGCAGACGACGTGGAAGCTCAAGAGCACGGCCCTCTGGCAGGACGGCGTCCCGGTCACGACGGACGATCTGCTCCTCACGGCAGACGTGTCGCAGGATCCGGACCTGCCGAACTTCAGAGACTCGTCCGCCAAATACATCGAATCGATGGACGCGCGGGACGCCCAGACGCTGGTCGTCCACTGGAAGCGCCCGTTCATCGGAGCGGATTCGCTATTCACCGACATCCACATCGTCCCCCTGCCGGCGCACATCCTTCGCCAGCCGTACGAAGAGAACAAAGCGAACTTCCTGGAGCTGCCCTATTGGCGGGACGAATTCGTTGGCTCGGGCCCGTTCAAGGTGCGGGAATGGCAGCTCGGCACAAAGGTGGTGCTCGAGGCGAACGATCGGTATGTGCTCGGTCGACCGAAGGTCGACGCCGTCGAGGTGCGGTTCATCCCGGATCCGAACGCTCTCGTCGCCAACGTGCTGTCCGGCGAGATCGAGCTGACCATGGGCCGCGGACTGTCGCTCGAGCAGACGATCCAGGTCCGCGACGAGTGGCGGAACGGCAAGCCGGACGTGGCATACGATAGCTGGATCGCCATCTATCCCCAGATGCTGAACCCCACTCCGTCGGTCATCCTCGACGCGCGCTTCCGTCGCGCGATGCTCGAGGCCATCGACCGGCAAGAGATGGTGGAAACGATCCAGCACGGCCTCGTGCCCGTCGCGGACACGATCCTCGCCCCAACCGAGCCGGAGTATCCGGCGGTCGAGTCCAGCATCGTTCGGTATCCCTTCGACGTGGCGCTGGCCGCCCAGGGTCTCGAGGCGCTGGGCTATAGCCGGGGGCCGGATGGGTGGTACCGGTCTTCGGACGGCGAGCGGCTCGCGGTTCAGATTCGCTCGACGCCCGGGGACGTCCAGCAGAAGGGCATGATCAGCGTGGCGGACTACTGGCAGCGCATCGGGGTGGCGGTCGAGACCGTGGAGATCCCGCCGGCACGCGCCAACGATCGGCCGTACCGCTACACCCGGCCGGGGTTCGAGCTGCAACGGCAGCCGAACGCGCCGGAAGACATCGAGCGCTATCACAGCGCGCAGGCGCCGGTCCCGGAGAACAACTTCACCGGCACGAGCAAGAGCCGTTATATGAACGCGGACCTCGACGCGCTCATCGACGCGTTCTTCGCGACGATCCCCACCGGCGCGCGCGTGTCCATCTTCGCGCAGATCGTCCACCACATCTCGGATCAGGTCGTCCCGCTGCCGCTGTTCTACGACGCGAACGCCGCGCTCGTCGGAAATCGGCTGCAGAACGTGGCTGCGCGCCACGGACGGAACTCGACCGAGGCGTGGAACGCGGAGCTGTGGGACGTTTCAAGTCAATCCCGGTAAGCACGAGAGGAGAGACCGATGTCCGAGCTGACTCCCGAGCCAGGAACAACCGATCAGGTCCAGATCTTCGACGTACGCGAGGCGCTCACGCATCAAGACCACCTCCACGGGCGTGTGGATATGGCCACGTCGCCCAACAGCTATATCGCCGTCTTTCGAACCCCGCCGAGGGGCGGGGAGACCCACGTCCACTCGCACCCGGACTCGGACCAGATCCTTTTCGTCCTGGAGGGCGAGTGCACCGTCGAAGGGCTCGACGGGCGCTACACGCTGAGCCAGAACCAGGGCGTGCTGATACCCGCGGGCGTGAACTACGGCTTCACCAACACGACGGATCGAGACCTGATCTTTCTCTCGATGCGCACCGAGTCCACGGGCGGCCGGCGCGTGGCCTACGTTCCCAACGTACCGTCGGATGTGGCCGTCAAGATTCCGGTCGCGCTCATCGGGGCGAAGGGCATCGGGACTCACGTCTACGCGTATGCGATGGACCGCCACACCATCGGCATCTCGCCGCTGCTGACGGAGGACTGGAACAAGGGCTCGCTCTTGCGCATGAACTGCATCTACGAGAAGGCCGGCGACGATCACATCGTCGCGTTCCTGCCCGAGCGGATCGCCCGGTGGTACCGGCTATCGGACCTCCACGACGGCGACTATTCGCTGCTTCCGGACCCGGACAATACGCGCGTGCGAGTCGATCTGACCCCGCTGATCCAGCGCGAGGCGAGCTGCTGACGTAGCTCCGCAAAAGCTGAGGCGATCCGGACGCCATCGGCGGCGCAACGGCCGCGGGTGGTGTCCGATGCTATCTGGTATCCTTCTCCGCCACACCTCAGCTCCCGCGTTTCTCTGCGACGGCGTGATCGTTGCGAAGTGCAATTTCCTGTGGGGGGTCGATGGCGGAAGCGGTCGCCACGTTCATCGTGACGCTGATCGGCAATCTGGGCTATCCGGGGATCGTCCTGGCCATGGCCATCGAGTCCGCCCTCATCCCGCTGCCCTCGGAGATCATCATGCCCTTCTCCGGATACCTGGTCTCCACGGGCCGCTTCGATTTCACTCTTGTCATGATCTCCGGGGCGCTGGGCAACCTCCTTGGCTCGCTTGTCGCCTACGGTATCGGCTACTGGGGCGACGCGCATATCATCCGGTACGCGGTCCGACGCTACGGGAAGCTCGTCCTCATCACCGAAAGCGAGCTGGACGACGCCGAGCACCTCCTCCAGCGCTTTCAGGATTGGGTCGTCGTGGGCGGGCGTCTGCTGCCGGGGATTCGCACCGTGATCTCGCTTCCGTGTGGAATGTCGCGCGTCCCACTGGTCCGGTTTTCGGTGCTCACGTTCCTCGGCTCCGCCGTGTGGTCCGCGGTGCTGGCCTGGGTGGGATTGACCCTGGGTGAGCACTGGAACGCGCTGGAGCCGCTCTTCCGGAAGACCGACGCGGCGATCGCGGTCGGGCTGGTTATGCTCGCGGGCCTCTACGTCGCCCACAAGCTCCGTCGGCGCGCTCCCGCGTAGCTGAGACCCTTTTCGCGCTCCCTGACCCGGCTCGGGTGGCTCCCCGCCCTATCCGTCGCGGCCGCTGGGAACCATCACGCCAGCCCCCGCCGGCTCGCGCCGCTCCGGCTCCTCGCGCTCTGTGCGCTCGGCGTCGGTCGGGGTCGGCCCCTGTCCGCTCGGCTTCCGCCGCGTGATCCGGCGGACTCGCATCTGCAGGTCGTCGAAGATCGTGTACATGGCTGGGACGAAGACGAGGGTGAGGAGCGTCGAGGTCAACAGCCCGCCGATGAGGACGACTGCCGCGGATTTGAGCAGCTCGGACCCCTCTTCGAGCCCGCTGGCGATGGGCAGGAGCGCGGCCATGACGGAGAGGGTGGTCATGAGAATCGGCCGCAATCGCGTCGGTCCTGCCTCCAGCAGAGCCTCGGTTCGGCTCCGTCCGCGCGCGCGCAGGATCTCGGTGTAGTCGACGAGCAAGATCGCATTCTTTCCCACCAGGCCGAGGAGTACCGCCAGGCCCAGCAGGGAGAAGATGGTGAAGGGCGTCCGCGTGAGGGCCATGGCGCCCAGGGCCCCCACGGCGGCCAGCGGCAGGGACATGATCACGGCCAGCGGGAGCGTGAGGGAGCCGAAGAGCATCATCATCAGCATGTACATCAGCATCACGGCAACGCCCAGCGCGTGAATGATGTCGTCGAAGGCGGTGCTGCCCTGCTGGCCCTGCCCCGCGAAGGTGACGGCTGTGTTGGGCGGGGCTGGCAGGGCCTGGACGGACCGGAGCACCGCCTTCTGGACGTCGCCCACCAGCATCCCCTGCGCCGGCTCCGCGCCGATCGTGATCGCTCGGAGTCGGTTCACGTGGCGTATGGCGGAGGGGATCTCCCGCTGTTGGAGCGTCGCGAACTGGTCGAGGCGCACGATGCCGTTGTTGGCGGTCGAGACCGGCAGGGCGCTGATGTCCGCCAGCGTCGCCTTCTCACCGGTGGCGCTGAGCACCCGGATGTCGATGGCGCTGAGTCCTTCCCGGTGGAACTGGCTGGAGTTCGACTTGAAGCCGTCGATGGCGGTCCGGAGCGCGAGGCCGGCATTTTGTGGCGAGACGCCGAGGTCCGCTGCGCGGCGCCAGTCGACCTTGGCGCGGATCTGCGTCTGGCGGTTGTCGTAGCTGCTCTGAACGCTCGTCGCGCCCGGGGTGTTCTCGATGGCGCGCTGCACTTCGGCAGCGAACTGGTCGAGGGTCGTGGGGTCGGACCCCTGGACCTGCGCCTGAATGGGCTGCCCGCCAAAGCCGCCGAACCCGAAGGCGTTGGGCAGGCCAATCTGGATCTTGGCGGCGGGAATCGTACTGGTGAATATTCGCCGGAGCTCGTTTCCGATCTCCGACGACGGTCGGCTCCGCTCGCCCGGCGGCACCAGAAGCGCCGTGATCTGGGAGGCGTTCGATCCCGTATCGCCGCCAAACCCCGTGCTCGTGCGGCCGACGATGGAGAAGACGGTTCGAACCTCGGGGTGTGAAAGCAGCTCGCGTTCGACGTCGAGCGTCGCGGCGTTGGTCGTGGCGAGGCTCGTGCCCGAAGGGAGCGTCATGGTGATGTCGATCTCGCTCTGGTCTCCGCTCGGGAAGAAGTCATTCCCGATGAACCCCAACATGGGGAGGGCCAGGCCCGCCGCAAAGGTGCCGAATCCC
The window above is part of the Chloroflexota bacterium genome. Proteins encoded here:
- a CDS encoding ABC transporter substrate-binding protein, coding for MLVRRRARFAGLVLALLFAGCAGDTGSARTSTSPNSTSVEPPSAAPKRIIAGVMGVHSTANSKTIGPGRPPGFDALEALVSAGVANADDHGNLRPQLAEAVPSVDNGLWTVEPDGRMQTTWKLKSTALWQDGVPVTTDDLLLTADVSQDPDLPNFRDSSAKYIESMDARDAQTLVVHWKRPFIGADSLFTDIHIVPLPAHILRQPYEENKANFLELPYWRDEFVGSGPFKVREWQLGTKVVLEANDRYVLGRPKVDAVEVRFIPDPNALVANVLSGEIELTMGRGLSLEQTIQVRDEWRNGKPDVAYDSWIAIYPQMLNPTPSVILDARFRRAMLEAIDRQEMVETIQHGLVPVADTILAPTEPEYPAVESSIVRYPFDVALAAQGLEALGYSRGPDGWYRSSDGERLAVQIRSTPGDVQQKGMISVADYWQRIGVAVETVEIPPARANDRPYRYTRPGFELQRQPNAPEDIERYHSAQAPVPENNFTGTSKSRYMNADLDALIDAFFATIPTGARVSIFAQIVHHISDQVVPLPLFYDANAALVGNRLQNVAARHGRNSTEAWNAELWDVSSQSR
- a CDS encoding DedA family protein, whose product is MAEAVATFIVTLIGNLGYPGIVLAMAIESALIPLPSEIIMPFSGYLVSTGRFDFTLVMISGALGNLLGSLVAYGIGYWGDAHIIRYAVRRYGKLVLITESELDDAEHLLQRFQDWVVVGGRLLPGIRTVISLPCGMSRVPLVRFSVLTFLGSAVWSAVLAWVGLTLGEHWNALEPLFRKTDAAIAVGLVMLAGLYVAHKLRRRAPA
- a CDS encoding efflux RND transporter permease subunit — translated: MRVTQFAIRNPLVVTAVAFVLGVFGLFSYATMGVAITPNVNFPSVLVTTVYPGADAETVEANVTRPIEDAIATLPNIDNNGLTSTSSEGVSTVLVQFTTAANADLVSVDVERVVNSARSKLPAEVDPPTVTKIDINAFGVATVVLSGNQPLTTLEGFAEDVVQRKFDSLPGVSATNIRSGIVREVHVLVDEGRLQASGLSINNVINAIQAQQLEMPAGTVTQGGRDFSVYFDALVTDPKQLGDIVVLQTQAGPIRLQDVATIQDTYQKRDTIVRVNGEEGIALVVAKLPQANTITVVDEVKQAIAEMEPQLPPNTHLNVVVDSSTYTSKSFHTVQRALLEAVICTGLILLLFLHTWRSTFIVLVAIPISLLTTMVVMGRLNYNLNLLTMMALTLSVGILVDDSIVVLENIFRHLKMGKLSERAALDGRSEIGLAALTITFVDVVVYVPIAVMLSGVPAQFIQPFALTIAIATLASLLVSFTLTPLLASRFLRLEDEEAARGPMARFGRMWDGAFRFVEGRYAALLHHTLPHRWLVIIAGFGTFAAGLALPMLGFIGNDFFPSGDQSEIDITMTLPSGTSLATTNAATLDVERELLSHPEVRTVFSIVGRTSTGFGGDTGSNASQITALLVPPGERSRPSSEIGNELRRIFTSTIPAAKIQIGLPNAFGFGGFGGQPIQAQVQGSDPTTLDQFAAEVQRAIENTPGATSVQSSYDNRQTQIRAKVDWRRAADLGVSPQNAGLALRTAIDGFKSNSSQFHREGLSAIDIRVLSATGEKATLADISALPVSTANNGIVRLDQFATLQQREIPSAIRHVNRLRAITIGAEPAQGMLVGDVQKAVLRSVQALPAPPNTAVTFAGQGQQGSTAFDDIIHALGVAVMLMYMLMMMLFGSLTLPLAVIMSLPLAAVGALGAMALTRTPFTIFSLLGLAVLLGLVGKNAILLVDYTEILRARGRSRTEALLEAGPTRLRPILMTTLSVMAALLPIASGLEEGSELLKSAAVVLIGGLLTSTLLTLVFVPAMYTIFDDLQMRVRRITRRKPSGQGPTPTDAERTEREEPERREPAGAGVMVPSGRDG
- a CDS encoding cupin domain-containing protein, translating into MSELTPEPGTTDQVQIFDVREALTHQDHLHGRVDMATSPNSYIAVFRTPPRGGETHVHSHPDSDQILFVLEGECTVEGLDGRYTLSQNQGVLIPAGVNYGFTNTTDRDLIFLSMRTESTGGRRVAYVPNVPSDVAVKIPVALIGAKGIGTHVYAYAMDRHTIGISPLLTEDWNKGSLLRMNCIYEKAGDDHIVAFLPERIARWYRLSDLHDGDYSLLPDPDNTRVRVDLTPLIQREASC